One segment of Nitrospirota bacterium DNA contains the following:
- a CDS encoding glycosyltransferase, whose product MTEAFKDSKGQNKIKILYLHGISAIGGAEKDLITILAKLDKNRYEPVVVCHEEGEIVHQLRKMGIKTFISPLPPWRKLKSLPFLIPAIYYLFKIAKSEKVSLIHINDMWWIPIGFIAAHFARIPSVAHLRQELEYRRIRQYWLKKPDFLFPVSDSIKKTLQNCKMESGRIRTIYSGLDLDQDMPVVNKIEKENRNGPTIGTVANLFPRKGLEYLVQAVFELKSKFPDIRCIIVGTGDSVYSKKLKVLGEKLGISKNMVYTGFQEDVKPYLLQFDLFVLPSVLEGFGIVLLEAMAMKKAIVATRVGGIPEIVVDNKTGILVSPGNSSEIARAVLRLLDDKRLCQEFGTAGYQRLRQYFSVEKMMKDITTTYDDLTHRKRSTPEEIFHQVPKASISAVLITLNEEKNIAECLESLNWVDEMIVVDALSQDKTAEICSTYSVRFFQRLWAGFGPQKNFGIEQAKGNWVLIVDADERVTPELKGEILSVIENKESFNGFEIPRRNFFYGRWIRHGGAYPDYQLRLFKKGYGNYDHTPVHEMFILKGKAGYFKNPLDHFTERVISDHFKKFDQYTTLAAQEELSRNKLSRWTQCLFNPIFTFIKIYFLKRGFLDGVPGFIYSVFTAAYTFVKYAKLWEVRQK is encoded by the coding sequence ATGACCGAGGCGTTTAAAGATTCCAAAGGTCAAAATAAAATAAAAATATTGTATCTCCATGGAATTTCAGCAATTGGGGGAGCCGAAAAAGATCTGATCACCATCCTCGCCAAATTAGACAAAAACAGATATGAACCTGTTGTGGTATGTCACGAAGAAGGTGAAATTGTCCATCAACTCCGGAAAATGGGAATTAAAACCTTTATTTCTCCTCTCCCTCCCTGGCGAAAACTCAAGTCTTTACCTTTTCTTATCCCCGCTATTTACTATTTATTTAAAATCGCGAAAAGCGAAAAAGTTTCTCTGATTCATATTAATGATATGTGGTGGATACCGATTGGTTTTATTGCGGCCCACTTTGCGCGAATTCCCTCCGTGGCTCATTTAAGGCAGGAGCTTGAATACAGACGAATCCGCCAGTACTGGCTCAAAAAGCCCGATTTTTTATTTCCAGTCTCCGATTCGATTAAAAAGACCCTTCAAAACTGCAAGATGGAGTCCGGTCGCATTCGGACCATTTATAGTGGATTGGATCTGGATCAGGATATGCCTGTCGTCAATAAAATCGAAAAAGAAAATAGGAACGGCCCCACAATCGGAACCGTGGCCAATCTTTTTCCCCGTAAAGGTTTGGAATACCTGGTACAAGCTGTCTTTGAACTCAAATCAAAATTTCCTGATATCCGTTGTATCATTGTGGGAACAGGCGATTCTGTCTATTCAAAAAAATTGAAAGTTCTCGGCGAAAAACTCGGAATTTCAAAAAATATGGTTTATACGGGATTTCAGGAAGATGTTAAACCCTATCTTCTCCAGTTTGATTTATTCGTTCTGCCGTCAGTATTAGAGGGATTTGGAATAGTGCTTTTAGAGGCAATGGCAATGAAAAAAGCGATTGTCGCGACCCGTGTTGGCGGAATCCCCGAGATTGTTGTGGACAACAAGACCGGTATCCTGGTTTCGCCGGGTAATTCATCAGAAATCGCAAGAGCGGTTCTTAGATTATTGGATGACAAAAGACTTTGTCAAGAATTTGGAACGGCAGGTTATCAACGTCTCCGTCAGTATTTTTCCGTTGAAAAAATGATGAAAGATATCACGACGACGTATGATGATTTAACCCATCGGAAAAGGTCGACGCCAGAAGAAATTTTTCACCAGGTCCCAAAGGCCTCTATTTCTGCCGTTCTGATTACATTAAATGAAGAAAAGAATATAGCGGAATGCCTCGAAAGCTTAAATTGGGTGGATGAAATGATCGTGGTTGATGCCTTAAGCCAGGACAAAACCGCTGAGATCTGTTCAACGTATTCTGTCAGGTTTTTTCAGAGGCTATGGGCAGGTTTCGGTCCTCAAAAGAACTTCGGCATTGAACAGGCAAAAGGGAATTGGGTTTTGATCGTTGACGCGGATGAACGAGTGACGCCGGAATTAAAAGGCGAAATTTTGAGTGTTATCGAAAATAAAGAGTCCTTCAATGGTTTTGAGATTCCGAGGAGAAACTTTTTCTATGGCCGATGGATCCGGCACGGGGGGGCCTACCCGGATTACCAGCTTCGGTTATTTAAAAAAGGATACGGAAACTACGATCATACGCCGGTCCATGAAATGTTCATTCTTAAAGGAAAGGCGGGATATTTCAAAAATCCTCTGGATCATTTTACCGAAAGGGTAATTTCAGACCATTTCAAGAAATTTGATCAATATACCACGTTGGCGGCTCAGGAAGAATTAAGCCGGAATAAGCTTTCCAGATGGACGCAATGTTTATTTAATCCGATTTTCACTTTTATTAAAATTTATTTTTTAAAAAGAGGCTTCCTGGATGGCGTACCGGGTTTTATTTATTCTGTTTTCACAGCCGCCTATACCTTTGTCAAATATGCGAAGCTGTGGGAAGTCAGACAAAAATGA